Part of the Bacillus cereus group sp. RP43 genome is shown below.
CTAGTAAAATATCAGAAAATTGCTCAGATGTATATCCTTCTGGTACCGGAAGCCATGCAAAGAATGATCCTGTTGGAACGTTTACATTCCAACCAATTGAGTGACAAGCTGAAATAAGAGCATTTCTCCGAGATTCATAACTATTAACAAGTTCTACCACACAAGACTGTGAGCCTAATAGTGCTTCGCGGGCAGCATCTTGAACTGCACCAAAAATACTAACATACATATGATCTTGCAATAGGTTAATAGTTTCGATGACACTTTCATTTCCTACTGCAAAAGCAATACGCCATCCAGCCATATTGAAAGTTTTCGATAAAGTGTAAATCTCAATTCCTGTATCTTTAGCGCCGTCTGCTTGCAAGAAGCTAACAGGCTTTTGACCATCAAATCCGATAGCACCGTAAGCAAAATCATGAACGACTAATATATTATGTTTATTAGCAAAATGAATGGTTTCATCAAAAAAATCTTTTGATGCAGTAGCACCGGTAGGGTTATTTGGATAGTTTAAAAACATTAACTTTGCTCGCTCTGCAACAGAGTCATCAATTTTTGTATAATCCGGTAAAAAATTTTTTTCTGTAATAAGCGGCATTGTTTCAAATTGTGCTTTTGCTAAAGCAACTCCTGATAAATAATCTGGATAGCCTGGATCTGGAACGAGAATAGTATCACCAGGGTTTGTAAAACAAACTGGTAATTCTACTAATCCAGCTTTTCCGCCAAACAAAATAGCAACTTCAGTTTTTGGATTTACTACTACATCATATTCACGTTGATAGAATGTTGCCACGGCTTCTTTTAAGCTTTCGTGTCCGCGAAATGGCGGATATTTATGATGAATGGTCTTTTCAGCAGCATCTTGTAAAGCTTTAACGATATGCTGCGGTGTTGGTTGATCTGGATTACCTTGACCTAGATTAATAACATCGTGACCAGCTGCAACGACTTTGTTAACTTTTGCAACAAGTGAAGCGAAAAATTGTGTCGGCAATGATGTTACTATCTCAGAAGGTTGAAATAATTTCATACTTTCCACCTCTTTTGAAAGTTGTTACAATTCTAGTGACAAATGATATAATCTTTCCAGTATTTTGTAAAGAAAAAAATGAGAATGGGGCTGAAAAAATGAAAGTCGCATGTATTCAAATGGATATTGTCTTTGGAGATGTAGAAAAAAATATTGAGAACGCTAAAAATAAAATAAGTGAAGCGATGAAGGAAAGACCAGATGTTATCGTCTTACCAGAACTATGGACAACAGGATATGATTTAACGAGACTTTCTGAAATTGCAGATAGAGAGGGAGTAGAAACGAAAGAAAAGTTGAAAGAATGGTCGAAACAATATGGTGTACATATTGTTGGTGGTTCCATTGCGAAGCAAACAGAGCAAGGTGTTACAAATACAATGTATGTTGTAAACAATGAAGGGAATCTAATCAATGAATATAGTAAAGTACATTTATTTCAGCTTATGGATGAACATAAATATTTAGTAGCTGG
Proteins encoded:
- a CDS encoding aminotransferase class I/II-fold pyridoxal phosphate-dependent enzyme, producing the protein MKLFQPSEIVTSLPTQFFASLVAKVNKVVAAGHDVINLGQGNPDQPTPQHIVKALQDAAEKTIHHKYPPFRGHESLKEAVATFYQREYDVVVNPKTEVAILFGGKAGLVELPVCFTNPGDTILVPDPGYPDYLSGVALAKAQFETMPLITEKNFLPDYTKIDDSVAERAKLMFLNYPNNPTGATASKDFFDETIHFANKHNILVVHDFAYGAIGFDGQKPVSFLQADGAKDTGIEIYTLSKTFNMAGWRIAFAVGNESVIETINLLQDHMYVSIFGAVQDAAREALLGSQSCVVELVNSYESRRNALISACHSIGWNVNVPTGSFFAWLPVPEGYTSEQFSDILLEKAHVAVAPGVGFGEHGEGYVRVGLLHTEDRLREAINRIDKLNFFRKSLTT
- a CDS encoding nitrilase-related carbon-nitrogen hydrolase gives rise to the protein MKVVTILVTNDIIFPVFCKEKNENGAEKMKVACIQMDIVFGDVEKNIENAKNKISEAMKERPDVIVLPELWTTGYDLTRLSEIADREGVETKEKLKEWSKQYGVHIVGGSIAKQTEQGVTNTMYVVNNEGNLINEYSKVHLFQLMDEHKYLVAGNETGEFKLDDVECAGTICYDIRFPEWMRVHTAKGAKVLFVVAEWPLVRLGHWRLLLQARAVENQCYVVACNRAGKDPNNEFAGHSLIVDPWGEVVVEADEEESILFGELKFEKIKEVRKGIPVFADRRPELYK